CCTGCGTTATCGTTGGCAACCGTTGGGGTAGTGATCACCACCGGCCTTACCGGCATGCTGGCTGCCTGGTTATTTCATTTACAACCATTGCAAGGGCTATTACTAGGGGCAATTGTTGGGTCTACCGACGCCGCCGCAGTATTTAGTCTGCTCAAAGGTCGCAGTATTAATGAACGTGTGGGCGCTACTTTGGAAATTGAATCCGGTAGTAACGATCCCATGGCGGTGTTTCTGACGGTTACCCTGATTGCGGTGCTCGGTAGCGCTAGCCATGAGGGGATCTCGGCAAGTTTTCTAGCACTCAGTTTTATCAAACAGTTCGGTTTCGGGGGACTCTTTGGGCTGGTGGGGGGCTGGTTAATCTGGCGCACGGTTAATCGTACTCAGCTTGCTGATGGCTTATATTCCATTCTGGTGCTCAGCGGTGGTCTGATTGTCTACGCTATCTCCAATGCGCTCGGTGGCAGTGGCATCCTGTCTATCTATCTGGTCGGATTGTTTTTGGGAAACCGAGCCACCCGTGGCAAACATGCCATTCTCAACGTGCTGGACGGCATGACCTGGCTGGCGCAGATTGGTATGTTCCTGGTGCTGGGATTGTTGCTGACACCTTCGGAACTGACGGATATCTGGCTGCCGGGACTGTTGTTGGCTTTTGGCATGATTTTTATTGCTCGTCCCATCGCGGTGTGGATAAGCCTTTGGCCGTTTCGCAGCTTCCAAGCGCGTGAATTACATTTCATTTCATGGGTGGGACTTCGGGGTGCCGTGCCGATTATTCTGGCGGTATTTCCGATGATGGCCGGCCTACCTAACGCCCAGTTGTATTTTAATCTGGCATTTTTTGTGGTGTTGGTTTCGTTGCTTTTACAAGGCAGTACATTAACGTCAGCTGCCCGGCTGGCGAAAATTGAGTTACCACCTAAGCCAGAGCCGGTGTCTCGTGCGGGGATAGAGATATACCCAACTAGCGAGTGGGAGATTTTTGTGTATCGCCTAAAAGCCAGTAAATGGTGTGTCGGCGAGCCACTACGGCATTTATCCATGCCAAATGGTACTCGCATTGCGGCGGTATTCAGAGATCATGAACTGATGCATCCGTCAGGGAGTACCCGGTTAGAAGCTGACGATATCCTTTGTGTGTTAGCGCAAGAGAAGGATCTCGGGCCTTTGAGCCAACTGTTCAGTGAGGCGCCTCAGAAAAAAGATTTGCCGCGTTTTTTCGGCGACTTCTTTATTGCCATGGATGTAAAACTGGCAGATATGGCGCCGATTTATGGGTTCACGTTGGATGAAACACACTTGAGCCTGACGATTAATGAGTTAGTACAGGAACAGTTGGGCAGTTCCCCGGTGGTGGGCGATCAGTTTACTTGGCAGGGAGTCGGCTGGATTGTGGCAGATGTTCAGGATGGCCAAGTTGTTCGCATGGGGATCCGTCTACCGACGCAAGAGTTATGAATCCACGGGGCGTCAGCCCCGTAGGTTTAATGAACTCAGTTTCATTGGTAGAGCGATGGATCGGTTTGTTGCGGCCGAGTTTTAAAGCGTCGGTGTAACCACATGTACTGCGGGATATTACGACTAATCAGTCTTTCGATAATGTGATTGCCACGAATAGCATCGGCTAACTCGTTTTCACCCGGAAAGTTTTCTAACGGTGCTTCAATTTCAATAGTGTAGCCACTGTCATCGGCATTACGCTCCACGAAGAAAGGTAAGACCTTGGCTTTGCCCAATTTTGCCAGCGTCGTGCCGCCGGTGATGGTGGCGGCTTCCTTAACTGCAAAAAATGGAATGAATACGGCACTGGAGCGGCCAAAATCTTGGTCGGCGGTGTACCAGATCACGTCGGGATTGCGCAGGCAACGCACCATTTGTCTTAGATCGCGTTTAGGGATCAACGCCTTGTTGGAACGCAGCCGGCCGCGTACCTGAAGATATTCCATTAATGGGTTATTATGGGGGCGATATACACCCACCCCGGGATGAAACTGACCGAAAATACGAGCGCCCATTTCTAATGGTAAGCAATGCACTGCAAACAGAATTACGCCATGACCGGCATCAAGCGTCTGCTGCACATACTCTTGCCCTTTGATCTGCATGTGCCGCTGGATACGCGCATCACTCCACCACCAGGCATTAATCGTGTCGAAAATCGCTTTGCCAGTTTCTTCAAAGTTACGGAGCAGCAGATGTTGCCGTTGCTCTGCAGTTTGCTCAGGAAAACAGAGTGCCAAGTTACGTCGGGCGATCTTGACCCGACTCCCCGCAAGTGTCATCGCCAACCGCCCCAAGGCCGCCCCTAACTGCATCTGCCATTTAAGTGGCAACATGGTCGTGAGTTTGGCCAAGCCGATACCTAGCCACAGCAGCCAGTATCTGGGATGTAATAAATGAGCCGAAAACTGCGCCTTTTCTACCACGGTATTCCCAAGTGTTACGAAAAAATTAGCGGCTATTCTAACGCAAATTCTTCGGAAAATTAGGTACAATCAGCTTTATTTTGCCAAGACTGGATAAGTTGCAGATGAAAGTGACACTGCCGCCTTTTGAAAAAGCCCGAGTATTGGTCGTGGGCGACGTGATGTTAGACCGGTACTGGACCGGCCCCACTGGCCGTATTTCACCGGAAGCGCCGGTGCCTGTGGTGAAGATTAGCCAGTTAGAGGACCGCCCCGGTGGTGCCGCCAACGTCGCGCTGAATATTGCGGCGCTGGGCGGGCAGGTAACACTTTGTGGCATAGTGGGCAATGATGAAGCGGCGAGTGCGCTGTCGGTGGGGCTTAAGGCACAAGGCGTGGTCCCAGGTTGGTTGCAAGTTGAAGACAAACCGACCATTACCAAGTTACGCGTGCTCAGTCGTAACCAACAGTTGATCCGTTTGGACTTTGAAGAAACTTTTAGCGTGGCGCAGAGTCAGCAACTGATGGCGAATGCTGAGCCACAGCTGGATAACTGTGATGTTGTCATTTTGTCTGATTATGCCAAGGGGGCTATCAGTGACCCGCGGCTCTTTATTCAGACTGCGCGCGCCAAAGGGATCAAAGTATTGGTTGACCCTAAAGGCAGTGATTTTTCCCGTTACCATGGCGCGACGTTGATCACGCCTAATATGAGCGAGTTTGAAGCGGTTGCCGGACCGGTATCCTCTGATGCCGAATTGGTTAGCAAAGCTCGCCAGCTGATTGTTGAACATCAACTGGATGCCATGCTGATTACTCGCTCCGAACAGGGGATGACTCTGATTACCAGCGCTGGCGATGAATTGCACATCCCGACGGTGGCCCGTGAAGTCTATGATGTCACCGGTGCTGGCGATACCGTCATTTCCGCGTTAGCGAGTGCGCTGGCCGCAGGCAGCGAATTGGCTCAAGCTTGCGCTATAGCCAATACGGCAGCGGGTGTGGTGGTTGGTAAACTGGGCACCTCAACGGTTAGCCGTATTGAACTGATTGAAGCATTATCGTTGAGTCACGGGGAATCCGGGTTTGGTGTCGTCTCCGAAGAGCAATTAGCTTACGCACTAGAGCAAGCCAGATTGCGAGGCGAAAAAGTGGTAATGACTAATGGCTGCTTCGATATCTTGCATGCGGGACATGTTTCTTATCTCAAAGAAGCCCGCGCGTTAGGTGATCGCTTGATTGTAGCGGTCAATGATGACGATTCTGTGCGTCGTTTGAAGGGCGATGGTCGTCCTGTGAACAATGTGGCGCGGCGTATGGCCGTATTGGCCGGTTTAGCTTCCGTAGACTGGGTGGTTCCATTCAGTGAAGACACCCCACAACGTATTATTGCGCGGTTATTACCCGACCTGTTAGTTAAAGGTGGCGATTACCGGGTGGATGAGATTGCCGGTGGTAAGGAAGTGATCGCTGCCGGTGGTAGCGTTAAAGTGCTGGGATTTGA
This portion of the Shewanella yunxiaonensis genome encodes:
- the hldE gene encoding bifunctional D-glycero-beta-D-manno-heptose-7-phosphate kinase/D-glycero-beta-D-manno-heptose 1-phosphate adenylyltransferase HldE, encoding MKVTLPPFEKARVLVVGDVMLDRYWTGPTGRISPEAPVPVVKISQLEDRPGGAANVALNIAALGGQVTLCGIVGNDEAASALSVGLKAQGVVPGWLQVEDKPTITKLRVLSRNQQLIRLDFEETFSVAQSQQLMANAEPQLDNCDVVILSDYAKGAISDPRLFIQTARAKGIKVLVDPKGSDFSRYHGATLITPNMSEFEAVAGPVSSDAELVSKARQLIVEHQLDAMLITRSEQGMTLITSAGDELHIPTVAREVYDVTGAGDTVISALASALAAGSELAQACAIANTAAGVVVGKLGTSTVSRIELIEALSLSHGESGFGVVSEEQLAYALEQARLRGEKVVMTNGCFDILHAGHVSYLKEARALGDRLIVAVNDDDSVRRLKGDGRPVNNVARRMAVLAGLASVDWVVPFSEDTPQRIIARLLPDLLVKGGDYRVDEIAGGKEVIAAGGSVKVLGFEDGISTTAIIQRIMDKP
- a CDS encoding potassium/proton antiporter, giving the protein MDAHTINSLFLIGALLTAISVLISPVSSRLGIPILVVFLAVGILAGEDGPGGIVFDDYSTAYLISNLALAVILLDGGMRTRVASFRVALWPALSLATVGVVITTGLTGMLAAWLFHLQPLQGLLLGAIVGSTDAAAVFSLLKGRSINERVGATLEIESGSNDPMAVFLTVTLIAVLGSASHEGISASFLALSFIKQFGFGGLFGLVGGWLIWRTVNRTQLADGLYSILVLSGGLIVYAISNALGGSGILSIYLVGLFLGNRATRGKHAILNVLDGMTWLAQIGMFLVLGLLLTPSELTDIWLPGLLLAFGMIFIARPIAVWISLWPFRSFQARELHFISWVGLRGAVPIILAVFPMMAGLPNAQLYFNLAFFVVLVSLLLQGSTLTSAARLAKIELPPKPEPVSRAGIEIYPTSEWEIFVYRLKASKWCVGEPLRHLSMPNGTRIAAVFRDHELMHPSGSTRLEADDILCVLAQEKDLGPLSQLFSEAPQKKDLPRFFGDFFIAMDVKLADMAPIYGFTLDETHLSLTINELVQEQLGSSPVVGDQFTWQGVGWIVADVQDGQVVRMGIRLPTQEL
- a CDS encoding LpxL/LpxP family Kdo(2)-lipid IV(A) lauroyl/palmitoleoyl acyltransferase; the encoded protein is MVEKAQFSAHLLHPRYWLLWLGIGLAKLTTMLPLKWQMQLGAALGRLAMTLAGSRVKIARRNLALCFPEQTAEQRQHLLLRNFEETGKAIFDTINAWWWSDARIQRHMQIKGQEYVQQTLDAGHGVILFAVHCLPLEMGARIFGQFHPGVGVYRPHNNPLMEYLQVRGRLRSNKALIPKRDLRQMVRCLRNPDVIWYTADQDFGRSSAVFIPFFAVKEAATITGGTTLAKLGKAKVLPFFVERNADDSGYTIEIEAPLENFPGENELADAIRGNHIIERLISRNIPQYMWLHRRFKTRPQQTDPSLYQ